Within Saccharomonospora cyanea NA-134, the genomic segment TCGCCGCGGTGGTGAGCACGAACATGTGCGGCAGTTCGTAGGCCAGTCCCTGCGCCAGGAACCGGTACCCGCCGATGAGCCCGTACGCGGAGTTGCCGCCCCAGCCCGCCAGCCACACCGCCGCCCAGGCGACGACTTCCATCGCGTTGAACCACACGATGCCGACGGCGCTGTCCCCGACAGCCCAATTCCCCAGGGGCGTGACGAGAGACGCGAGCAGGGCCGCCGCGACCAGCGTGACGCCCGCGCCCCGCCACAGCAGTGTGTCAGCTGCCAGGGTGCGTCGTCGTTGCTGCACGAGCAGGCCCGCTGTCTCCCGCAGTGGCGAGGTGACGGTCGCACTGAACCGGGTCGTATCCGAGGTCCCGGCCGCGCGGGCGGCAAGGTGCGCGTCGAATGCGGCGGCCGCCAGCGCCAGCACACCCAGCACCACGGGCAGGAGGAACGCGCCGGGCCACCCGATCGCCTCAACCATGAGCGACCTCGGCGGTCACGGTATCGAGGTCGGGATCGAGACTGGCCACCAGCAGCC encodes:
- a CDS encoding NADH-quinone oxidoreductase subunit H; protein product: MVEAIGWPGAFLLPVVLGVLALAAAAFDAHLAARAAGTSDTTRFSATVTSPLRETAGLLVQQRRRTLAADTLLWRGAGVTLVAAALLASLVTPLGNWAVGDSAVGIVWFNAMEVVAWAAVWLAGWGGNSAYGLIGGYRFLAQGLAYELPHMFVLTTAAIGAGSLRVSDIVTAQQNLWFAVWMPVAFVVFLISVLMMAFFPPFDAPLGRDIAGGAAVEMSGADRLVFGAGRWLLLVSGAAMSVPLFLGGGLGPVLPGWLWSLVKTVAVLAVLVWVSRRLPTIRMERFEELSWIVLIPLTLLQALVVAVVVLARTS